Genomic DNA from bacterium:
GCCTTGGTTGGTCGCAGCGGCAAAACCGCGATTGCTTTGATTGGCAATCACTTTCACTGCCGGATACTGCTCTGCCACCGCTGCGACGCTCCCATCCTGCGAAGCATTGTCCACCACAATACACTCAAAAGCCTCACTGCCTAATTGCGCCACAAGTGATGCCAGGCACGCAAGCAGCATATCCTTGGTATTCCAATTGACAATAATCAGGGAAAGTTGATAGTGATCGGTCTGTGTCATTTTTTTTCCAGTATTTCCCGTGGTTTCAGCCCGCTGATCCGGCACCACCGCCATGCCAGGCAGTTAATAAATCTGCCTGCCGGGGAATCCTGCGTGGTTATTTTATAGCTCATCCAGGCAATAATATCCTCATCCTTGACTTTTCGTAATTTTTGCAGGGCGATAAATTTTTCCTGAATCAAGGAACGGTTTTGCTTGATCCAGTGATGCGCTTTTTTGACCGGCGCGCGCGACCGGCCTGCGCGGCGGTCAGCCAAGCTTTCCACCCATTGTGACAATTGCATCAGCGGCGAAATTTTCTTCCGGGTTGTCTCCGAAAACAAGGTCAAATAATTCAGCCAACGGTTGCGCTCAATTAAAAAACGGTTCTCATCACCAATACCGCCGACCGTGGCCCCGCCGATATGCTTCACCACTGTTTCCGGAAGACGCAGCACCTTGTATCCCTGCAAACGGGCTTTCCACGCCAAATAAACTTCCTCATGAAAAAATCCATAATCTTCATCAAAGGGGAGTGGAATCATGGACCGCCGGAACATGAGCGAACACCCGGCAGCACCGAATGAGAGCGTGGTGTCCTTAAAAACATGCTGAATAATCGTCCCTGTCAAACCCATGCTGCCCACATACGGATAATGCGCCATATTCATTTTCAAATTATACACACCCGGCCCGGCGAGCGCTGCCTGCGGGTCCGCTTCCAATGCCGCAACCAGATTGCTGACAAAATTGATCGGCAGATACACATCATTTGAAACCAAGGCCACATACTCACCTTGTGTATGCAGGACACCGGCATTGTTGGCGCCGGCAAAGCCTGAATTCTTCTCCAGTGCCAGCACCCGGATGTCCGGGTGCACCTGCTGCATTTTTTCCAGCGTCCCGTCATTCGAACCATTGTCCACGACCAAGACTTCCAAGTCCAAATAATCCTGGCGCAAAACATTTTGCAAACACTCGTCCAACAATTTCCATCCGTTGTAGGTTAAAACAATCATGCTTACTTTGGGCCGTCTCATGTCAATTTCATTCCTCCACTTTTGGTTGGGCGGATAATCCGTGTAAAAATCTCGATATCCACCTCATCGAATACTTTTAGACCCCAAAGCAGACTTAAATAAACCATGCCGCCGATGACAATTTTATATCCCATATCCCAGGATTGAAATACAATCAGCAGCCCTGCCATCACCGCCATGGCCAGAACCGGTTTCAAAAAATGACGCAGCATACGAAAACGCATTTCCAGAGAGCGACGCAACGCCAGCATGAACATCGCAATAGTAACCCCTTCGGAAATCAGGGTTACCCAGGCCGCACCCAGCATGCCATAGCGCGGAATGGCATAGGCATTCAATCCAATGTTGAGCAGCATGCCGATCATCACCAGGCGGGTGACAATTTTTTGCCGTCCCATGACAATTAAGTAAGGCGCATTGATGCTATTGACCGCAATTAAAACCAAACACCACATCAGCACTGTGAGCACCGGCACACTCGCGGCATAGTCCTGCTTATAGAGGATGTCAATAAACTGCGGTGCCAGCAGGGCTGCACCGGCAGCCAATGGGAGAGACAACAAAAACATATATTTCATGGAACGCCGGTAAATAAGCAAAAAACGCTGTTGATGATTACTATAGCTCTGCGAAATTACCGGAAAAATCGCTCCCCCATAATAAGCCGGCAGCAACAGGGTAAGTTCCAGCAGACGAAACGCCGCATTATAAAGTCCCACCGCTTCCTGCCCTTTCATGGAAGCCAGCATCACGGTATCCACCCGAAAATATATAATTGAGAAAAAATTTGCCAATGCCAGCGGATAGGCCTGTTTAAGCATCTGTTTCCAAAATCCGGTATCCAATTTAAATTCCGGCCGGATGAAATAAAATAAAATCCCGACCAGGACCGTCATGTGCAAAACCGAGTAGAAAAAATGGATCCAAATCAATGCCAAAACACCCTCGCCGACTGCCAACGCGCCCAATGAAACACCGATACGGAAGGTATTGGCCACTACAGAAACCGAGGACGTAATTTCCATCCGTTGATGCGCATAAAAAATGGACGATGCTGTATCAATATTGCTGTTAAAAAATAAGGAGAGCGCCAATACGACGGTCAGCTTGATGATTTCCGGTGGATGTCCCAGTATTGCCACGCTGCCTATCATGGCAATTCCGGCAAACAACGAAAGGAACAGCCGCAACGCCGCAATATTTGTAAAATAGGTCGACTCTTTTTCCGGGTGTTTGGCCAGATCGCGGGTTGTCAACGTCCCCAATCCAAAATCTGTGAAAATATAAAAAATTGCGTGCAATGAAAGCACAAACGTATATTGCCCGAACCCTTCCGTCCCCAATTGGCGGGCGGCATAAATAATCAGCGCC
This window encodes:
- a CDS encoding glycosyltransferase family 2 protein, giving the protein MRRPKVSMIVLTYNGWKLLDECLQNVLRQDYLDLEVLVVDNGSNDGTLEKMQQVHPDIRVLALEKNSGFAGANNAGVLHTQGEYVALVSNDVYLPINFVSNLVAALEADPQAALAGPGVYNLKMNMAHYPYVGSMGLTGTIIQHVFKDTTLSFGAAGCSLMFRRSMIPLPFDEDYGFFHEEVYLAWKARLQGYKVLRLPETVVKHIGGATVGGIGDENRFLIERNRWLNYLTLFSETTRKKISPLMQLSQWVESLADRRAGRSRAPVKKAHHWIKQNRSLIQEKFIALQKLRKVKDEDIIAWMSYKITTQDSPAGRFINCLAWRWCRISGLKPREILEKK
- a CDS encoding flippase, encoding MSTEEKKPQINSTARVAKNSLVQMAAGVINKILGVALIIYAARQLGTEGFGQYTFVLSLHAIFYIFTDFGLGTLTTRDLAKHPEKESTYFTNIAALRLFLSLFAGIAMIGSVAILGHPPEIIKLTVVLALSLFFNSNIDTASSIFYAHQRMEITSSVSVVANTFRIGVSLGALAVGEGVLALIWIHFFYSVLHMTVLVGILFYFIRPEFKLDTGFWKQMLKQAYPLALANFFSIIYFRVDTVMLASMKGQEAVGLYNAAFRLLELTLLLPAYYGGAIFPVISQSYSNHQQRFLLIYRRSMKYMFLLSLPLAAGAALLAPQFIDILYKQDYAASVPVLTVLMWCLVLIAVNSINAPYLIVMGRQKIVTRLVMIGMLLNIGLNAYAIPRYGMLGAAWVTLISEGVTIAMFMLALRRSLEMRFRMLRHFLKPVLAMAVMAGLLIVFQSWDMGYKIVIGGMVYLSLLWGLKVFDEVDIEIFTRIIRPTKSGGMKLT